The Methylomonas montana genome has a window encoding:
- the lpxC gene encoding UDP-3-O-acyl-N-acetylglucosamine deacetylase, translated as MIKQRTLKNTIRATGVGLHTGDKVYLTLHPSEPDTGIRFRRVDLETPVTITARPENVGETKLSTTLVRDGVKVSTVEHLLSALAGLGIDNAIVDVSAAEVPIMDGSAGPFVFLLQSAGVVEQDVPKQYIRIKRSIRVEDGDKWAAFEPFEGFKVTFTIDFEHPAFSDHLKTAVMDFSSTTFVKEVSRARTFGFMKDIEFLRENNLALGGSLDNAIVVDDDKILNEDGLRYADEFVKHKILDAIGDLYLLGHSLIGEYRGFKSGHALNNKLLLTLLNDKDAWEMVTFDTAEEAPISFMHSAQSSARATG; from the coding sequence ATGATTAAACAGCGTACCTTAAAAAACACTATCCGAGCCACCGGCGTGGGTTTGCATACCGGCGATAAGGTCTATCTGACCCTGCATCCCTCCGAACCGGATACCGGCATCCGCTTCCGTCGCGTCGATCTGGAAACGCCGGTGACGATAACCGCGCGCCCGGAAAATGTCGGCGAAACCAAGCTGTCCACGACCTTGGTCCGCGACGGCGTCAAGGTGTCAACCGTCGAACATTTGTTGTCGGCGCTAGCGGGTTTGGGCATAGACAACGCCATTGTCGATGTCAGCGCCGCCGAAGTGCCTATCATGGACGGCAGCGCCGGACCATTCGTATTCCTGTTACAGTCGGCCGGCGTCGTCGAACAGGATGTACCCAAGCAATATATTCGCATCAAACGCTCGATTCGCGTCGAAGACGGTGACAAATGGGCCGCCTTTGAACCCTTCGAGGGCTTTAAAGTCACCTTCACCATCGATTTCGAACATCCGGCGTTTTCCGACCATCTGAAAACCGCGGTGATGGATTTCTCCTCGACCACTTTCGTCAAGGAAGTCAGCCGGGCACGCACCTTCGGATTCATGAAGGACATCGAATTCCTGCGCGAAAACAATCTGGCGCTGGGCGGCAGCCTGGATAACGCCATCGTGGTCGACGACGATAAGATTTTGAACGAAGATGGCCTGCGCTATGCCGACGAATTCGTCAAACACAAAATTCTCGACGCCATCGGCGACCTATATTTGCTGGGACATAGCCTGATTGGCGAATACCGAGGCTTTAAGTCCGGCCATGCGCTCAACAACAAACTGTTGCTGACCTTGCTGAACGACAAGGATGCTTGGGAAATGGTCACCTTCGACACTGCCGAAGAAGCGCCTATTTCTTTCATGCATTCCGCCCAGAGTTCGGCGCGAGCCACCGGCTAA